The Canis aureus isolate CA01 chromosome 9, VMU_Caureus_v.1.0, whole genome shotgun sequence genome has a segment encoding these proteins:
- the LOC144319998 gene encoding olfactory receptor 4L1-like, which produces MDLKNGSVVTEFILLGFSGQREFHIFFFVTFLLIYSATVWGNILIMVTVKFSSTLHSPMYFLLGNLSFLDMCLSTVTTPKMITDLLSEHKTISVWGCMTQMFFMHLFGGAEMTLLIAMAFDRYVAICKPLHYRTIMSHRLLSGFMILSWTIGFVHTMSQMVLTVNLPFCGPNVIDNIFCDLPLVIQLACMDTYTMEFFVIADSGLLSLICFILLLVSYTVILITVQQRSSGGLNKALSTLSAHIIVVTLFFGPCIFIYAWPFNSFAGNKVLAVFYTIITPLLNPVIYTLRNQKMQGAMRKLWFQRVISTQKF; this is translated from the coding sequence ATGGATCTTAAAAATGGATCTGTAGTGACTGAATTTATTTTACTAGGATTTTCTGGGCAACGggaatttcatattttcttctttgtaacatTCTTGTTAATCTACAGTGCTACTGTGTGGGGGAATATTCTCATTATGGTCACGGTGAAATTTAGTTCCACCCTTCATTCTCCCATGTACTTCCTCCTTGGAAACCTCTCTTTTTTAGATATGTGTCTTTCCACTGTCACCACACCCAAAATGATCACAGACTTGCTCAGTGAACACAAAACCATCTCCGTATGGGGCTGCATGACTCAGATGTTCTTTATGCACTTGTTTGGGGGTGCTGAGATGACTCTTTTGATAGCCATGGCCTTTGACAGATATGTAGCCATATGTAAACCCCTGCACTACAGGACAATCATGAGCCACAGGCTGCTGAGTGGGTTTATGATACTATCATGGACAATTGGTTTTGTACACACCATGAGCCAGATGGTTTTAACAGTCAACTTGCCTTTCTGTGGCCCCAATGTCATAGACAATATATTCTGTGACCTTCCTCTTGTGATTCAGCTTGCTTGTATGgacacatatacaatggaattctTTGTCATTGCTGACAGTGGGCTGCTCTCACTCATCTGTTTTATCCTGCTGCTTGTCTCCTACACTGTCATCCTGATCACTGTACAACAAAGATCATCTGGAGGACTCAACAAGGCTCTGTCCACACTGTCTGCACACATCATTGTGGTCACTCTGTTCTTTGGACCTTGTATCTTTATCTATGCATGGCCATTCAATAGTTTTGCAGGCAATAAAGTCCTTGCTGTATTTTACACCATTATCACACCCTTACTGAATCCTGTTATTTACACACTGAGAAATCAGAAAATGCAAGGAGCAATGAGAAAATTATGGTTCCAACGTGTAATTTCTACACAGAAGTTTTAG